One Papaver somniferum cultivar HN1 chromosome 10, ASM357369v1, whole genome shotgun sequence genomic window carries:
- the LOC113316108 gene encoding uncharacterized protein LOC113316108, translating into MAAMMRKIATIVVPTSPQLYEKCNDQVNVIFPNQQRQQYNPYYITYNPRWRDHPSFNYANKQVAVPRPVFNRPSVFQQQQQPQQQIESSGDSGKLPSQPLNPRENFNVLLFRSDTQTVQPEDVEKNKDPKGSVLDKEITDSSQIDQIPKGNSKTLGSSYVPPVPFLRMFANSKKAEQDKEILDTFKKIHVNIPLVDAIKQVPKYVRILKDLCTNKQRLTGNEVIKVWENASAILQKKLPLKCKDPGRFDIPIVIGNTKFNKAMLDLGVSVNVMPAYIYESLNLGPLK; encoded by the exons ATGGCAGCAATGATGCGAAAAATTGCAACTATAGTAGTACCAACATCTCCACAACTATATGAAAAATGCAATGATCAAGTCAATGTTATTTTCCCAAATCAGCAGAGGCAACAATACAATCCTTATTATATTACTTATAACCCAAGGTGGAGAGATCATCCAAGCTTCaactatgcaaacaagcaagttgCAGTTCCAAGACCGGTTTTCAATCGTCCTAGTGttttccaacaacaacaacaaccacaacaacAG ATCGAATCATCTGGAGACAGTGGGAAACTCCCCTCTCAGCCACTTAATCCAAGGGAGAATTTCAACGTTTTATTATTTAGAAGTGACACACAAACTGTGCAACCAGAGGATGTTGAGAAAAACAAAGACCCTAAGGGGTCGGTTTTGGATAAAGAGATTACTGACTCTTCTCAAATCGATCAGATACCTAAAGGAAACTCTAAAACTCTTGGTTCTTCTTATGTTCCTCCTGTGCCTTTTCTTCGCATGTTTGCTAATTCTAAAAAGGCAGAACAAGATAAGGAGATTTTAGACACTTTCAAGAAAATTCATGTGAACATTCCACTGGTAGATGCGATTAAACAAGTCCCAAAGTATGTGAGAATtctgaaggacttgtgtaccaataagcaaagatTAACCGGTAATGAGGTAATCAAAGTATGGGAGAATGCTTCGGCTATCTTGCAAAAGAAACTCCCACTTAAATGTAAAGACCCCGGTAGGTTTGATATTCCTATTGTTATTGGTAATACTAAGTTTAATAAGGCTATGCTTGATTTAGGAGTATCAgtaaatgttatgcctgcatatATATATGAATCTCTTAATTTAGGGCCTTTGAAATAA